One window from the genome of Faecalibacterium sp. HTF-F encodes:
- the purD gene encoding phosphoribosylamine--glycine ligase — protein sequence MAEKILVVGGGGREHAIIKALKKSPDCGEIWCAPGNGGISYDAKCKNIKSTDVDTMVGFAVEEKFDYVVVAQDDPLALGMVDALAAVGIPAFGPDKAAARIEASKVFSKDLMKKYGIPTAKYEAFDDPAKVMDYIRAEGKYPVVIKADGLALGKGVLICENEQQAAEGVKEIMLDKKFGASGNHVVVEEFLTGPEVSVLSFTDGKVVKPMVSSMDHKRANDHDTGLNTGGMGTIAPNPYYTPEVAAECMEKIFLPTIKAMNAEGCPFKGCLYFGLMLTPDGPKVIEYNCRFGDPETQVVLPLLEGDLLHIMQACTNGTLENEEVKFSDGAAACVILASGGYPVAYEKGKPITGLVDGQLPGEENVTVYHSGTAITEDGTLVTAGGRVLGVTATGPRLTNALSHAYEAAEKISFEKLHKRSDIGLRALKALAEKE from the coding sequence ATGGCTGAAAAAATTCTGGTAGTGGGCGGCGGTGGCCGCGAGCACGCCATCATCAAGGCACTGAAAAAGAGCCCTGACTGCGGCGAGATCTGGTGTGCACCCGGCAACGGCGGCATCAGCTATGACGCAAAGTGCAAAAACATCAAGTCTACCGATGTGGACACCATGGTGGGCTTTGCCGTAGAAGAAAAGTTCGATTACGTTGTGGTGGCGCAGGACGACCCCCTGGCCCTCGGCATGGTGGACGCGCTGGCAGCAGTGGGCATCCCGGCCTTTGGCCCGGACAAAGCTGCAGCCCGCATTGAGGCCTCCAAGGTGTTCTCCAAGGACCTGATGAAGAAGTACGGCATCCCCACCGCAAAGTACGAGGCTTTCGATGATCCTGCAAAGGTCATGGATTACATCCGCGCCGAGGGCAAGTACCCGGTGGTCATCAAGGCCGACGGTCTGGCACTGGGCAAGGGCGTGCTGATCTGCGAAAACGAGCAGCAGGCAGCCGAGGGCGTCAAGGAGATCATGCTGGACAAGAAGTTCGGCGCTTCCGGCAACCATGTGGTGGTGGAAGAGTTCCTCACCGGCCCGGAGGTCAGCGTGCTGAGCTTTACGGACGGCAAGGTTGTCAAGCCCATGGTGTCCAGCATGGACCACAAGCGCGCCAACGACCACGACACCGGCCTGAACACCGGCGGCATGGGCACCATTGCGCCCAACCCCTACTACACCCCGGAAGTGGCTGCCGAATGCATGGAGAAAATTTTCCTGCCCACCATCAAGGCCATGAACGCCGAGGGCTGCCCCTTCAAAGGCTGCCTGTACTTCGGCCTGATGCTCACCCCGGACGGCCCGAAGGTCATCGAGTACAACTGCCGCTTTGGTGACCCGGAGACGCAGGTAGTGCTGCCCCTGCTGGAAGGTGACCTGCTGCACATCATGCAGGCCTGCACCAACGGCACGCTGGAAAACGAGGAGGTCAAGTTCTCGGACGGCGCTGCCGCCTGCGTCATTCTGGCTTCCGGCGGCTACCCGGTGGCTTACGAGAAGGGCAAGCCCATCACCGGCCTTGTGGACGGCCAGCTGCCCGGCGAGGAGAATGTGACGGTCTACCACTCCGGCACCGCCATCACCGAGGATGGCACCCTTGTCACGGCCGGCGGCCGTGTGCTGGGCGTCACCGCTACCGGCCCGCGCCTGACCAATGCACTGAGCCATGCCTATGAGGCAGCAGAGAAGATCAGCTTTGAAAAGCTGCACAAGCGCAGCGATATCGGCCTGCGCGCCCTGAAGGCACTGGCAGAGAAGGAATAA
- a CDS encoding phosphoribosylformylglycinamidine synthase, with protein sequence MVYRIYVEKKPGFDVEATGLKNELTSLLGIKELSGLRLLNRYDVEGIDEALFNQCADTVFSEPPVDNTYAELPASDGVSFAVEYLPGQFDQRADSAAECIQLISQGERPLVRSARVYLLEGALTDEQVAEIKKYVINPVEAREASLDTKQTLKMEYPVPAPVKMLEGFNQLDEEQLKKFIADNGLAMDLGDIEFCQKYFRSEHRDPTITEIKMIDTYWSDHCRHTTFGTILDDVQIDDAVVQKAFDRYMAMRADLGRENKPRCMMDLATIGAKELKKQGILKNLDESDEINACTVKIKCDVNGKDEDWLFLFKNETHNHPTEIEPFGGAATCIGGAIRDPLSGRSYVYQAMRVTGAGDPLKPVSETLPGKLPQRKLVTTAAAGYSSYGNQIGLATGQVDEIYHPGYVAKRMEIGAVVGATPASHVRRECPAPGDVIVLLGGRTGRDGVGGATGSSKAHKLDSLEHCGAEVQKGNAPIERKLQRLFRREDACRMIKRCNDFGAGGVSVAIGELADGLYIDLNKVTKKYEGLDGTELAISESQERMAVALAPEDVDKFIALANEENLEATPVAKVTAEPRLNMVWNGMSIVNISREFLNSNGAEKHQKVHVEKATVWQPQWEGLTFSQKMKNMVGDLNVCSKKGLSERFDSTIGAATVLMPFGGAYQLTPQNAMVAKLPVDGETSTCSGMAWGFNPFLMSADQYKGAQMAVIESVTKLVASGFRYEDAYLTFQEYFERLGTAPERWGKPLAALLGALDAQMGLGIASIGGKDSMSGSFEKLDVPPTLVSFATAIGKANKVVSTEFKKPESTVVLIRPIIDPETGCPNFFSLKANYKIVEDMIEEGMVASACSVGYGGIAEALFKMGLGNHIGFKMRADKTTHEMFQPMYGSIVLEMVSDSPAGEILGETTKEYVFEACGEKLDMAQLQEIWEGKLEPVYPYRKAGPTVEKINGSLTAPAAPKIGVAKPKVIIPVFPGTNCEYDTAKAFARAGADPEILVIRNLTPADVAESCKALVKAIDNSQIVMLPGGFSGGDEPDGSAKFIASFFRNPEVTEAVRRLLQQRDGLMLGICNGFQALIKLGLVPYGDIRPITPYDPTLTFNTIGRHQSMLVRTRIASTGSPWLSKCEAGEQFTVAISHGEGRFVAPQEVLDTLLKNGQIATQYVDIEGEPTMDQSYNPNGSVLAIEGITSPDGRVFGKMGHSERSGEYLYKNVTGDKYQPIFEGGVDYFKI encoded by the coding sequence ATGGTCTATCGTATTTATGTGGAAAAAAAGCCCGGCTTCGATGTGGAAGCCACCGGCCTGAAAAATGAGCTCACCAGCCTGCTGGGCATCAAGGAACTGTCCGGCCTGCGTCTGCTGAACCGTTACGACGTGGAAGGCATCGACGAAGCGCTGTTCAACCAGTGCGCAGACACCGTGTTCAGCGAGCCGCCGGTGGATAACACCTATGCCGAGCTGCCCGCCAGCGATGGCGTGTCCTTTGCAGTGGAATATCTGCCCGGCCAGTTCGACCAGCGCGCAGACTCCGCTGCTGAGTGCATCCAGCTCATCAGTCAGGGCGAGCGCCCGCTGGTGCGCTCTGCCCGCGTCTATCTGCTGGAGGGTGCCCTGACCGATGAGCAGGTGGCCGAGATCAAGAAATACGTCATCAACCCGGTGGAGGCCCGCGAGGCTTCGCTGGACACCAAGCAGACCCTGAAAATGGAGTACCCCGTGCCCGCCCCGGTCAAGATGCTGGAGGGCTTCAACCAGCTGGACGAAGAGCAGCTGAAAAAGTTCATTGCGGACAACGGCCTTGCCATGGACCTTGGTGATATCGAGTTCTGCCAGAAGTATTTCCGCTCGGAGCACCGCGACCCCACCATCACCGAGATCAAGATGATCGACACCTACTGGTCCGATCACTGCCGCCACACCACCTTCGGCACCATTCTGGACGATGTGCAGATCGACGATGCCGTGGTGCAGAAGGCCTTTGACCGCTACATGGCCATGCGCGCCGATCTGGGCCGGGAGAACAAGCCCCGCTGCATGATGGACCTTGCCACCATCGGCGCCAAGGAGCTGAAGAAGCAGGGCATCCTGAAAAATCTGGACGAGTCCGACGAGATCAACGCCTGCACCGTCAAGATCAAGTGCGATGTGAACGGCAAGGATGAGGACTGGCTGTTCCTGTTCAAGAACGAGACCCACAACCACCCCACCGAGATCGAGCCCTTCGGCGGTGCGGCTACCTGCATCGGCGGTGCCATCCGTGACCCGCTGTCCGGCCGCAGCTACGTCTATCAGGCCATGCGCGTTACCGGCGCAGGCGACCCGCTCAAGCCGGTCAGTGAGACCCTGCCCGGCAAGCTGCCCCAGCGCAAGCTGGTGACCACTGCAGCCGCCGGTTATTCCTCCTACGGCAACCAGATCGGTCTTGCTACCGGTCAGGTGGATGAGATCTACCACCCCGGCTATGTGGCAAAGCGCATGGAGATCGGCGCCGTTGTAGGCGCTACCCCCGCTTCCCACGTCCGCCGCGAGTGCCCCGCCCCCGGCGATGTCATCGTTCTGCTGGGCGGCCGCACCGGCCGTGACGGTGTGGGCGGTGCTACCGGCTCCTCCAAGGCCCACAAGCTGGACAGCCTTGAGCACTGCGGTGCCGAGGTGCAGAAGGGCAACGCTCCCATCGAGCGCAAGCTGCAGCGCCTGTTCCGCCGTGAGGATGCCTGCAGGATGATCAAGCGCTGCAACGACTTTGGTGCAGGCGGTGTGTCCGTTGCCATCGGTGAGCTGGCCGACGGCCTGTACATCGACCTGAACAAGGTCACCAAGAAGTACGAGGGTCTGGACGGCACCGAGCTGGCCATCAGCGAGAGCCAGGAGCGCATGGCTGTGGCGCTGGCCCCCGAGGACGTGGACAAGTTCATTGCCCTCGCCAACGAAGAGAACCTTGAGGCCACTCCTGTGGCAAAGGTGACGGCTGAGCCCCGCCTGAATATGGTGTGGAATGGCATGTCCATTGTGAACATCAGCCGTGAGTTCCTGAACTCCAACGGTGCCGAGAAGCACCAGAAGGTCCATGTGGAAAAGGCCACGGTCTGGCAGCCCCAGTGGGAGGGCCTGACCTTCAGCCAGAAGATGAAGAACATGGTGGGCGATTTGAACGTCTGCAGCAAGAAGGGCCTGTCTGAGCGGTTCGACTCCACCATTGGTGCTGCCACCGTGCTCATGCCCTTTGGCGGTGCCTATCAGCTGACCCCGCAGAACGCCATGGTGGCAAAGCTGCCGGTGGACGGCGAGACCAGCACCTGCTCCGGCATGGCATGGGGCTTCAACCCCTTCCTGATGAGCGCAGACCAGTACAAGGGCGCTCAGATGGCTGTCATCGAGAGCGTAACCAAGCTGGTGGCCTCCGGCTTCCGCTATGAGGATGCTTACCTCACCTTCCAGGAATATTTCGAGCGTCTGGGCACCGCCCCGGAGCGCTGGGGCAAGCCGCTGGCCGCTCTGCTGGGTGCACTGGATGCTCAGATGGGTCTGGGCATTGCATCCATCGGCGGCAAGGACAGCATGTCCGGCTCCTTTGAAAAGCTGGATGTGCCTCCCACGCTGGTCTCCTTTGCCACCGCCATCGGCAAGGCAAACAAGGTGGTGTCCACCGAATTCAAGAAGCCGGAAAGCACGGTGGTGCTCATCCGGCCCATCATCGACCCCGAGACCGGCTGCCCCAACTTCTTCTCCCTGAAGGCCAACTACAAGATCGTGGAGGACATGATCGAAGAGGGTATGGTGGCATCCGCCTGCTCTGTGGGCTACGGCGGCATTGCCGAGGCTCTGTTCAAGATGGGCCTTGGCAACCACATCGGCTTCAAGATGCGTGCGGATAAGACCACCCATGAGATGTTCCAGCCCATGTACGGCTCCATCGTTCTGGAAATGGTGTCCGATTCTCCCGCCGGTGAGATCCTGGGCGAGACCACCAAGGAATACGTCTTTGAAGCCTGCGGCGAAAAGCTGGATATGGCCCAGCTGCAGGAGATCTGGGAAGGCAAGCTGGAGCCGGTGTACCCTTACCGCAAGGCAGGCCCCACCGTGGAAAAGATCAACGGCAGCCTGACCGCACCCGCCGCACCCAAGATCGGCGTGGCAAAGCCCAAGGTCATCATTCCGGTGTTCCCGGGCACCAACTGCGAGTACGACACCGCCAAGGCCTTTGCCCGCGCCGGTGCCGACCCGGAGATCCTGGTCATCCGCAACCTGACCCCCGCTGACGTGGCCGAGAGCTGCAAGGCACTGGTCAAGGCCATCGATAACAGCCAGATCGTCATGCTGCCCGGCGGCTTCTCCGGCGGCGACGAGCCGGACGGCAGTGCAAAGTTCATTGCTTCCTTCTTCCGCAACCCGGAGGTCACCGAGGCAGTGCGCCGTCTGCTGCAGCAGCGCGACGGCCTGATGCTGGGCATCTGCAACGGCTTCCAGGCTCTCATCAAGCTGGGTCTGGTCCCCTACGGCGATATCCGCCCCATCACTCCCTACGACCCCACCCTGACCTTCAACACCATCGGCCGCCACCAGAGCATGCTGGTGCGCACCCGCATTGCATCCACCGGCAGCCCGTGGCTTTCCAAGTGCGAGGCGGGCGAACAGTTCACCGTTGCCATCAGCCATGGCGAGGGCCGCTTCGTGGCTCCGCAGGAAGTGCTGGACACCCTCCTGAAGAACGGACAGATCGCCACTCAGTATGTGGACATCGAGGGCGAACCCACCATGGATCAGAGCTATAACCCCAACGGCTCTGTGCTGGCCATCGAGGGCATCACCAGCCCGGATGGACGTGTGTTCGGCAAGATGGGTCACTCGGAGCGCAGCGGCGAGTACCTGTACAAGAACGTTACCGGTGACAAATATCAGCCGATCTTTGAGGGCGGCGTGGACTATTTCAAGATTTGA